The following are encoded in a window of Flavobacteriales bacterium genomic DNA:
- a CDS encoding serine hydrolase, whose amino-acid sequence MKQLLPIVCAAVLACGCLKDDALNRPFTTYAPVGIGDGHVLSDPASEGIDPDALWNIYQDAYNDAALWPMRSLLVFRNGRLVAEAYPKDPDDITTRHLIWSATKQFTGVLSGIALEEGILQDIDDPISMYFTTELDGHGDKAGITLRHLLNMRSGIAYENDGIGGDTDEILRQKPGNITDHILSLDMAAAPGDLFKYKDGDPQLLASVLQKTLGRPMDEWAREVLLARIGITNLNWVRYKDGTTLGGFGIETTPREMAKLALCVADSGRWNGQQVVPEAWIADMLTAHGTTSSGYGFGHQWWIDTQRGIPFMSGHGGQFAFIVPYKRLLVVMTAFPNTQDAHQISATEALTVVDRIIAACD is encoded by the coding sequence ATGAAGCAGCTCCTCCCGATCGTGTGCGCCGCCGTCCTGGCCTGTGGCTGCCTGAAGGACGATGCGCTGAACCGGCCCTTCACCACCTACGCTCCGGTGGGGATCGGCGACGGCCACGTGCTTTCCGACCCGGCGAGCGAAGGCATCGACCCGGACGCGCTGTGGAACATCTACCAGGACGCGTACAACGACGCTGCACTCTGGCCGATGCGCAGCCTGCTGGTGTTCCGCAACGGCCGGCTGGTGGCGGAGGCCTACCCGAAGGACCCTGATGACATCACCACGCGCCACCTCATCTGGTCGGCCACCAAGCAGTTCACCGGCGTGCTCTCCGGCATCGCGCTGGAAGAGGGGATCCTCCAGGACATCGACGACCCGATCTCGATGTACTTCACCACGGAACTCGACGGCCACGGCGACAAGGCGGGCATCACCCTGCGCCACCTGCTGAACATGCGCTCGGGCATCGCCTATGAGAACGACGGCATCGGCGGCGATACCGATGAGATCCTGCGGCAGAAGCCCGGCAACATCACCGACCACATCCTCTCGCTGGACATGGCGGCCGCGCCCGGGGACCTGTTCAAGTACAAGGACGGCGACCCGCAGTTGCTGGCGAGCGTGCTGCAGAAGACGCTGGGACGGCCCATGGACGAATGGGCGCGCGAGGTGCTGCTGGCGCGCATCGGCATCACCAACCTGAACTGGGTGCGCTACAAGGACGGCACCACCCTGGGCGGCTTCGGCATCGAGACCACCCCGCGCGAGATGGCGAAGCTGGCCCTGTGCGTGGCCGACAGCGGCCGCTGGAACGGGCAGCAGGTGGTGCCCGAAGCCTGGATCGCGGACATGCTGACCGCGCACGGGACCACGTCCAGCGGCTACGGCTTCGGCCACCAGTGGTGGATCGACACGCAGCGCGGCATCCCCTTCATGTCGGGCCACGGCGGCCAGTTCGCCTTCATCGTGCCGTACAAGCGCCTGCTGGTGGTGATGACGGCCTTCCCCAACACGCAGGACGCGCACCAGATCTCCGCCACGGAGGCGTTGACCGTGGTGGACCGCATCATTGCGGCGTGCGATTGA
- a CDS encoding type II toxin-antitoxin system HicA family toxin, with protein sequence MTKAPSLTPDELIRLLKKHGYELMRTKGSHQIFKNRANGKMTIVPMHKRDLPKGTMLAILKQAGIDKEELL encoded by the coding sequence ATGACCAAGGCGCCATCGCTCACGCCGGACGAACTCATCCGCCTGTTGAAGAAGCATGGCTATGAATTGATGCGCACCAAGGGCTCGCACCAGATCTTCAAGAACCGCGCGAACGGCAAGATGACCATCGTGCCGATGCACAAGCGCGACCTGCCCAAGGGTACCATGCTGGCGATATTGAAGCAGGCGGGCATTGACAAGGAGGAGTTGCTCTGA
- a CDS encoding type II toxin-antitoxin system HicB family antitoxin — MSQLTYRVLLTREPTGGFTVNVPALPGCVTFGENIEHALEMAREAIALYVETLQAEGDPVPDDSQTFEYSLVLAS, encoded by the coding sequence ATGTCACAACTCACCTACCGCGTATTGCTGACCCGCGAACCTACAGGCGGGTTCACTGTGAACGTGCCTGCCTTGCCGGGCTGTGTCACGTTCGGTGAGAACATCGAGCACGCTTTGGAGATGGCACGTGAGGCCATAGCGTTGTATGTGGAAACCTTGCAAGCCGAAGGGGATCCCGTGCCGGACGACAGCCAGACCTTCGAGTATTCGCTGGTACTCGCATCCTGA
- a CDS encoding DUF433 domain-containing protein, with protein sequence MNANPELLKRITVDDRICNGKPVIRGMRITAQTVLEFLMAGTPEDEVLKQYPMLEAADLEACRKFITK encoded by the coding sequence ATGAACGCCAACCCCGAACTGCTCAAGCGCATCACGGTGGATGACCGCATCTGCAACGGCAAGCCGGTGATCCGGGGCATGCGCATCACGGCCCAGACCGTGCTGGAGTTCCTGATGGCGGGAACGCCCGAGGACGAGGTGCTGAAGCAATACCCGATGCTCGAAGCGGCGGACCTTGAAGCCTGTCGGAAGTTCATTACGAAGTAA
- a CDS encoding HNH endonuclease, producing MKLWAGVTDNDWFSFLSERGFDEVNFWQPSGLPPFTTLPAGTPFLFKLKRPFNHIAGGGYFVSFSKLPLNMAWEAFGEKNGAATYMEVEKRIRRLSTGERSVLEIGCSVLVQPFFFERKDWIPMPNWSPNIVKGQTYDTETTEGAWLWSEVQARLQNTAIQSLVAEPAAEYGGPRYGELFLTRSRLGQGAFRVLVSEAYGKRCAITGESTFPVLEAAHIKPYELEGPHKITNGMLLRSDFHKLFDAGLVTVTPELRVRVSDQIREQYFNGKAYYSLHDKQLAVTPKLTSQQPDPEFLRWHLNERFVG from the coding sequence ATGAAGCTCTGGGCCGGCGTCACCGACAACGATTGGTTCTCTTTCCTCTCCGAGCGCGGCTTCGATGAGGTGAACTTCTGGCAGCCGAGCGGTCTGCCGCCCTTCACCACCCTGCCCGCAGGCACACCTTTCCTGTTCAAGCTGAAGCGGCCGTTCAACCACATCGCGGGCGGCGGCTACTTCGTGAGCTTCTCGAAGCTGCCGCTGAACATGGCGTGGGAGGCCTTTGGCGAGAAGAACGGAGCAGCCACTTACATGGAAGTGGAGAAGCGCATCCGGCGGCTATCCACCGGGGAGCGCAGCGTGCTGGAGATCGGATGCAGTGTGCTCGTGCAGCCCTTCTTCTTTGAACGCAAGGACTGGATACCCATGCCCAACTGGTCGCCGAACATTGTGAAGGGGCAGACCTACGACACCGAGACCACCGAAGGCGCATGGCTCTGGAGCGAAGTGCAAGCGCGATTGCAGAACACCGCCATCCAAAGCCTCGTGGCCGAACCGGCGGCGGAATACGGCGGACCGCGCTACGGCGAACTCTTCCTCACGCGCAGCCGCTTGGGGCAGGGTGCTTTCCGGGTGCTGGTGAGCGAAGCCTACGGGAAGCGTTGCGCCATCACGGGCGAATCGACCTTCCCAGTGCTGGAGGCGGCGCACATCAAGCCGTACGAGTTGGAGGGGCCGCACAAGATCACGAACGGGATGCTGTTGCGGTCTGATTTCCACAAGCTCTTCGATGCTGGGCTGGTGACCGTGACGCCCGAGCTGCGGGTGCGCGTGAGCGACCAAATCCGGGAACAGTACTTCAACGGCAAGGCCTACTACAGCCTACATGACAAGCAACTGGCCGTGACCCCCAAGCTGACCAGCCAGCAGCCCGACCCCGAGTTCCTGCGCTGGCATTTGAACGAACGCTTTGTTGGCTAA
- a CDS encoding nucleotide pyrophosphohydrolase — protein MISDQLRDELLAFRKERDWEQFHNLRTLSTSIALEAAELMEHTQWAKDTDLPTLATEHRDALAEEMADIAILLTYLAHDLRVDLETAVRQKLVKNAAKYPVEKAKGVATKWDRL, from the coding sequence ATGATCAGCGACCAATTGCGCGATGAACTGCTGGCCTTCCGCAAGGAGCGCGACTGGGAGCAGTTCCACAACCTACGGACCCTGAGCACCAGCATTGCCCTGGAAGCCGCCGAGCTGATGGAGCACACCCAATGGGCCAAGGATACCGATCTGCCCACCCTGGCCACCGAGCACCGCGATGCCCTGGCCGAGGAGATGGCCGACATTGCCATCCTGCTCACCTATCTGGCCCACGACCTGCGCGTGGACCTCGAAACCGCCGTGCGCCAGAAGCTGGTTAAGAACGCCGCTAAGTACCCGGTAGAGAAGGCGAAGGGCGTGGCGACGAAGTGGGATCGGTTGTGA
- a CDS encoding toll/interleukin-1 receptor domain-containing protein, with protein sequence MPEETQRQTIFIAHATHEDDYYAGWLAAKLRALGYRVFVDLDDLAGGDTFTTRIQPVIENESAVFLPITTRTYAEKAADDRSGVRKELNVASSVNVKNFIVPLKFDDLPYHKWPMDYRGQNGFDFHNRLGDGLIDLVTDLQEKRRIAYAEDTQTPLSIWHKAIGQRTVVTEAPEQVITNWYPIALPEVLYVHRPYSMPTGNALDLVTYRRHGDHIVTFAPLREGINGVPLLSSLSFKTEDVLHAQALNHEDFGTIVKPGNYLKTLLNKTLGYHFKLRGLEFIEQSNKRRIYYVPFAGDDAVRVPLTKYGQHSIQLNGIKEGYRWYFAVSHSASLHPVPHYRLSFHIVFKTKEGDAVDDATEHALRRGFAGELYNRKVLNLFLGLLDTLRTGPDADSIELHIDGFSFYDMSLEPLSIATQIGYVEPV encoded by the coding sequence ATGCCGGAAGAGACGCAGCGTCAGACAATCTTCATTGCCCATGCAACGCATGAGGATGACTACTATGCCGGTTGGCTAGCGGCCAAGCTCCGAGCACTTGGATACAGGGTCTTTGTTGACTTGGACGACTTGGCAGGCGGTGACACTTTCACCACGCGCATCCAACCCGTGATTGAGAACGAGTCGGCCGTATTCCTGCCGATAACCACGAGGACATACGCGGAGAAGGCAGCGGACGACAGGTCAGGTGTGCGCAAGGAGCTGAATGTTGCGTCGTCGGTAAACGTCAAGAACTTCATCGTCCCATTAAAGTTTGATGACCTGCCCTACCACAAGTGGCCGATGGATTACCGGGGACAGAACGGTTTTGACTTTCATAACCGACTTGGCGATGGATTAATCGACCTAGTCACGGACCTTCAGGAGAAACGGCGAATTGCCTACGCTGAAGACACGCAAACGCCCTTGAGCATTTGGCACAAGGCTATTGGCCAACGAACCGTAGTGACAGAAGCACCCGAGCAAGTCATCACGAACTGGTACCCGATCGCGCTTCCCGAAGTGCTGTACGTCCATCGGCCATACTCGATGCCGACAGGGAACGCTTTGGACCTAGTCACTTACAGGCGACACGGTGACCATATAGTGACGTTTGCGCCACTCAGGGAGGGCATCAATGGTGTCCCTTTGCTCAGCAGCCTCTCTTTCAAGACCGAAGATGTGCTCCACGCGCAGGCATTGAACCACGAGGACTTTGGAACGATTGTAAAGCCGGGCAATTACTTGAAGACCCTCCTCAACAAGACGTTGGGGTATCATTTCAAGCTTCGAGGTTTAGAGTTCATCGAACAATCCAACAAACGCCGGATCTACTATGTGCCGTTCGCAGGCGACGACGCCGTGCGCGTGCCACTCACGAAATATGGACAGCATAGCATACAGTTGAACGGGATCAAAGAGGGATATCGTTGGTACTTCGCAGTCTCGCATTCGGCCTCACTTCATCCCGTACCTCACTACCGACTATCCTTCCATATAGTGTTCAAGACCAAGGAGGGTGATGCTGTTGACGATGCAACTGAGCATGCGCTACGCCGAGGATTCGCTGGCGAACTGTACAATCGAAAGGTCTTGAACCTCTTTCTAGGCTTGCTCGATACCCTCCGCACGGGTCCCGATGCCGACTCAATTGAGCTACACATCGATGGTTTCAGCTTCTATGACATGAGTTTGGAGCCTTTGTCCATCGCCACCCAAATCGGCTACGTTGAACCTGTGTAG
- a CDS encoding OST-HTH/LOTUS domain-containing protein — protein sequence MKRAVLFVDVLGVQKMWRSGGAVAVKERIEEFNTFVTKQLPYLPDYVHRDAEFTVMLGGDSVAILCQDVVQAVEIGIHLFEQAFYSSASTRFPFWLRGAISEWNNQYSPISAAPIFSKGVQVGKVETMEDDYLRVLALEKSGYRGMRIIIERGLGRQANEEFTRLWSDFKRPLYLITQLREMVYPPGGEYSDVLWMANDELKYGHFKGIMAQRFKASVKDSDEMMQAAWTRATFDMVDSLVWSCKTYTIATSDPNAPPPDAPEPTRPTSPVESPDRAKTGQAAVGIDLPNREQTPPPPTDSETLALLIQAVTSSAKADGWSFLGQVGHELRKVNPEFDHKTHGFEKFIVMMKAYWQYFDFKEIHDPTGPIHDYVKVKDAPSSQFEPRVDPGLTGHM from the coding sequence ATGAAGCGCGCAGTGTTGTTCGTCGATGTGCTGGGTGTCCAAAAGATGTGGCGCTCCGGAGGTGCGGTTGCGGTGAAGGAACGCATTGAAGAATTCAACACGTTCGTAACGAAGCAGCTCCCGTATCTCCCGGACTACGTCCATCGGGACGCGGAGTTTACCGTTATGCTCGGTGGTGATAGTGTGGCCATACTCTGTCAAGATGTTGTTCAAGCCGTTGAAATTGGCATCCATCTTTTTGAGCAGGCATTTTACTCGAGTGCGTCGACCCGTTTTCCCTTTTGGCTACGAGGTGCAATCTCCGAATGGAACAACCAGTACTCTCCGATTTCCGCAGCGCCAATCTTTTCAAAGGGTGTGCAAGTTGGAAAGGTGGAAACGATGGAGGACGACTACCTGCGGGTTCTTGCACTAGAGAAGTCTGGATATAGAGGGATGCGCATCATTATTGAACGAGGTCTTGGGCGCCAAGCGAATGAGGAGTTCACACGGTTGTGGAGCGACTTCAAACGGCCACTGTATCTAATCACTCAGTTACGTGAGATGGTCTATCCTCCAGGGGGAGAGTACTCGGATGTCCTGTGGATGGCCAATGATGAATTGAAGTACGGTCATTTCAAAGGAATTATGGCCCAACGATTCAAGGCTTCGGTTAAGGACTCAGACGAGATGATGCAGGCCGCCTGGACCAGAGCGACGTTCGACATGGTTGACTCGCTTGTCTGGAGTTGTAAAACCTATACCATCGCTACCTCAGACCCCAATGCCCCACCACCGGATGCACCAGAGCCCACTAGACCCACAAGTCCAGTTGAATCGCCGGATCGAGCGAAAACAGGTCAAGCTGCCGTGGGAATAGACCTTCCAAACAGGGAACAGACGCCACCACCGCCCACAGACTCCGAAACGTTAGCCCTCTTGATACAAGCTGTCACTAGCTCCGCGAAGGCCGACGGATGGTCCTTCTTAGGGCAAGTTGGGCATGAACTCAGAAAGGTCAATCCCGAGTTCGATCACAAGACCCACGGCTTCGAGAAATTCATTGTTATGATGAAAGCCTACTGGCAGTACTTCGACTTCAAGGAGATTCATGACCCAACCGGCCCGATTCACGACTACGTCAAGGTAAAGGATGCACCGTCATCACAGTTCGAGCCACGAGTTGATCCTGGACTCACGGGTCATATGTAA
- the paaZ gene encoding phenylacetic acid degradation bifunctional protein PaaZ gives MQLKNYTCGQWVKGSGKQSELVDASTGDLVATTSSGGLDFGHMLNYARTIGGPPLRKMTFPERGRMLKALALYLMERKDKYYEISYRTGATKADSWVDIEGGIGNLFANASLRRQLGNMPFYVDGDVVKTSKQGTFIGHHIMVPKEGVAVHINAFNFPIWGMLEKVAVNWMAGVPAVVKPATVTSYLTEAMVKDIVASGIVPEGAIQLICGSADGLLDHVISQDVVTFTGSASTGRMLKRHPRIVDESVPFNMEADSLNAIVLGPDAVPGTEEFDLFIKEVGKEMTLKCGQRCTGARRIMVPQNVLEDVQIAIGKRLGGTVIGDPRVEGVRMGALAGQTQRNEVKRALDELLKGSQIVYGSADSVEVKGADASKGAFMSPILLLNADPWKNQQSHNVEAFGPVSTLMPYTDIDDAVALTKLGKGSLCASIATYDETVAQQFVWGAASHHGRMLILNREMAKENTGHGSPLATLVHGGPGRAGGGEEMGGKRGVMHYLQRTAIQGHPSMITAITQQYQQGARYRISEKHPFRLHFEELNIGDTLLSEKHLVTLQNIEDFAELSGDRFYAHMDANSLEGTPFTGRVAHGYFILSRAAGLFVDPPKGPVLLNYGIEECRFLKPVYPGSTIQVKFTCREKLDQEKRPKTADSPKGADVARGIVKWLVDVIDETGETVALATILTMVKKLDQA, from the coding sequence ATGCAGTTGAAGAACTACACGTGCGGTCAATGGGTCAAGGGATCCGGCAAGCAAAGTGAACTGGTCGATGCAAGTACCGGTGACCTGGTAGCAACTACGTCCAGCGGCGGCCTCGACTTCGGCCACATGCTGAACTACGCCCGCACCATCGGCGGCCCGCCCCTGCGCAAGATGACCTTCCCCGAGCGCGGACGCATGCTCAAGGCCCTCGCCCTCTACCTGATGGAGCGCAAGGACAAGTACTACGAGATCAGCTACCGCACCGGCGCCACCAAGGCCGACAGCTGGGTGGACATCGAGGGCGGCATCGGCAACCTTTTTGCCAACGCCAGCTTGCGTAGGCAGTTGGGCAACATGCCCTTCTACGTGGACGGCGACGTGGTGAAGACCAGCAAGCAGGGCACCTTCATCGGTCACCACATCATGGTGCCCAAGGAGGGCGTGGCCGTACACATCAACGCCTTCAACTTCCCCATCTGGGGCATGCTGGAGAAGGTGGCCGTGAACTGGATGGCCGGCGTGCCCGCCGTGGTGAAGCCCGCCACCGTCACCAGCTACCTCACCGAGGCCATGGTGAAGGACATCGTGGCCAGCGGTATCGTGCCTGAGGGCGCGATCCAACTCATCTGCGGCAGTGCCGATGGCCTGCTCGACCACGTCATCAGCCAGGACGTGGTCACCTTCACCGGCAGCGCCAGCACCGGCCGCATGCTGAAGCGCCACCCGCGCATCGTGGACGAGAGCGTGCCCTTCAACATGGAAGCCGACAGCCTCAACGCCATCGTGCTCGGCCCCGACGCCGTGCCCGGCACCGAGGAGTTCGACCTATTCATCAAGGAAGTGGGCAAGGAGATGACACTGAAGTGCGGCCAGCGCTGCACCGGCGCGCGCCGCATCATGGTCCCCCAGAACGTGCTGGAGGATGTGCAGATCGCCATCGGCAAGCGCCTGGGCGGCACCGTGATCGGCGACCCGCGTGTGGAAGGCGTGCGCATGGGCGCCCTCGCCGGACAGACGCAACGCAACGAGGTGAAGCGCGCGCTGGACGAACTGCTCAAAGGCTCGCAGATCGTCTACGGCAGCGCCGACAGCGTGGAGGTGAAAGGCGCCGACGCCAGCAAGGGCGCCTTCATGAGCCCCATCCTGCTGCTCAACGCCGATCCCTGGAAGAACCAGCAGAGCCACAACGTGGAGGCCTTCGGTCCGGTGAGCACGCTGATGCCCTACACCGACATCGACGATGCCGTGGCCCTGACCAAGCTCGGCAAGGGCAGCCTCTGCGCCAGCATCGCCACCTACGATGAAACCGTGGCGCAGCAATTCGTGTGGGGAGCAGCCAGCCACCACGGCCGCATGCTCATCCTCAACCGCGAGATGGCCAAGGAGAACACCGGCCACGGCAGTCCGCTGGCCACGCTGGTACACGGCGGCCCCGGTCGCGCGGGCGGCGGCGAAGAGATGGGCGGCAAGCGCGGCGTGATGCACTACCTGCAGCGCACCGCCATCCAGGGCCACCCCAGCATGATCACCGCCATCACGCAGCAATACCAGCAGGGCGCGCGCTATCGCATCAGCGAGAAGCACCCCTTCCGCCTGCACTTCGAGGAGCTGAACATCGGCGACACACTCCTCTCCGAGAAGCACCTGGTGACGCTGCAGAACATCGAGGACTTCGCCGAGCTGAGCGGCGACCGCTTCTACGCGCACATGGACGCCAACAGCCTCGAGGGCACCCCCTTCACCGGCCGCGTGGCGCACGGCTACTTCATCCTCTCGCGTGCGGCGGGCCTCTTCGTGGACCCGCCAAAAGGGCCCGTGCTCCTCAACTACGGCATCGAGGAGTGCCGCTTCCTGAAGCCGGTGTACCCGGGCTCCACCATCCAGGTGAAGTTCACCTGCCGCGAGAAGCTGGATCAGGAGAAGCGGCCGAAGACCGCCGACTCACCTAAAGGCGCGGATGTGGCAAGAGGAATAGTCAAATGGCTGGTCGACGTGATAGACGAGACCGGAGAAACTGTTGCACTCGCCACCATTCTCACCATGGTGAAAAAGCTCGACCAGGCATGA
- a CDS encoding T9SS type A sorting domain-containing protein gives MKAHLLSLAASLFLPAALCAQIPNAGFEQWSPSGMGYNDPDGWLTWNVISWPVGAVLSCEQASPGAAGTYYAKVTTLDLPGVGILPGLIFTGGQTAAGFPYTARPDALNGKYQYNIPGGDGGMIAASFTKWTGGQQISVGGGMLSIPPGSQSSWASFSVEIAWFTTDFPDTATVTVMSSTADGVAGSTISVDDLSFGAFTSVNEVPAGTPMQVSMLPGTGVLWITTGHQMAELEVLDTSGRLHARQTLRGLVAETDVSGLANGTYIARIRFADGTYASRMFVKY, from the coding sequence ATGAAAGCACACCTACTTTCTCTTGCAGCCAGCCTGTTCCTCCCGGCCGCGCTGTGCGCCCAGATCCCGAACGCCGGATTCGAGCAATGGTCACCATCCGGCATGGGATACAACGACCCCGACGGATGGCTCACCTGGAACGTCATCAGCTGGCCTGTTGGCGCCGTGCTGAGTTGCGAACAGGCTTCTCCCGGAGCTGCGGGGACGTATTATGCCAAGGTCACCACCCTCGATCTTCCCGGCGTCGGGATACTGCCCGGATTGATCTTCACCGGAGGCCAGACAGCGGCCGGCTTCCCCTACACCGCGCGACCGGATGCGCTGAACGGCAAATACCAGTACAACATCCCCGGGGGTGATGGTGGCATGATCGCGGCCTCGTTCACCAAATGGACGGGGGGGCAGCAGATATCCGTGGGCGGTGGCATGCTGTCGATCCCCCCGGGCAGCCAGTCTTCCTGGGCGTCGTTCAGCGTCGAGATCGCGTGGTTCACGACCGACTTCCCGGATACCGCGACGGTGACCGTGATGTCCAGCACCGCTGATGGCGTTGCTGGCAGCACAATATCCGTGGACGACTTGAGTTTCGGCGCGTTCACCTCGGTGAACGAGGTCCCGGCCGGCACGCCCATGCAAGTGTCCATGTTGCCCGGCACCGGTGTGCTATGGATCACCACCGGCCACCAGATGGCGGAACTGGAAGTGCTCGATACAAGCGGCCGCCTGCATGCACGGCAGACCCTCCGGGGCCTGGTGGCGGAAACCGATGTGTCCGGGCTTGCCAATGGCACATACATCGCGCGGATCCGCTTCGCGGACGGCACCTATGCCAGCCGCATGTTCGTGAAGTATTGA
- a CDS encoding DUF2490 domain-containing protein, translating into MPLHLLLPALLLALPITLAAQRVEDANAHFWFSHWGDHMVHDRWSLHSEFHIRRAELGGSAQQLLIRPAVNFHLHEQVMLTAGYSYYENYRYGAHPIRFANWEHHGFLQFQFSNWINKVRMQHRYRWEHRWMARMSADDADVDGMFIGYGGSDRFRYRVWVTIPIGNNSPWTVNGYNEIFLSLGGTVPGNRFSQNRASGLMGYQVNKELNLLAGYLYQTIDRPAAAAGADVLEQNSTLHVVVVFNLGVRKRNAQVVPLPPQEG; encoded by the coding sequence ATGCCGCTTCACCTCCTCCTGCCCGCATTACTGCTCGCACTTCCCATCACACTCGCCGCCCAACGCGTGGAGGACGCCAACGCCCACTTCTGGTTCAGCCATTGGGGCGACCACATGGTGCACGACCGCTGGAGCCTGCACAGCGAGTTCCACATCCGGCGGGCGGAGCTGGGGGGCAGTGCGCAGCAATTGCTGATCCGCCCCGCCGTGAATTTCCACCTGCACGAGCAGGTGATGCTCACCGCCGGCTACAGCTACTACGAGAACTACCGTTATGGCGCCCATCCCATCCGCTTCGCGAACTGGGAGCACCACGGTTTCCTGCAGTTCCAGTTCAGCAATTGGATCAACAAGGTGCGCATGCAGCACCGCTACCGCTGGGAACACCGATGGATGGCACGGATGTCGGCGGACGATGCCGATGTGGACGGCATGTTCATCGGCTACGGTGGGTCGGACCGCTTCCGCTACCGGGTGTGGGTCACCATCCCGATCGGGAACAACTCCCCCTGGACGGTGAACGGCTACAACGAGATCTTCCTGAGCCTGGGCGGCACCGTACCGGGCAACCGCTTCAGTCAGAACCGGGCCAGCGGGCTGATGGGCTACCAGGTGAACAAGGAGTTGAACCTGTTGGCCGGCTACCTCTACCAGACGATCGATCGGCCGGCAGCGGCGGCGGGCGCGGATGTGCTGGAACAGAACAGCACGCTGCACGTGGTGGTGGTGTTCAACCTGGGCGTGCGCAAGCGTAACGCACAGGTGGTGCCCTTGCCGCCGCAGGAAGGGTGA
- a CDS encoding GNAT family N-acetyltransferase codes for MPIFSLRPFRYDDLPALVRQANDPTVAAMLTDAFPHPYTEEHGRAFIAEAMKSPPLRRCIEVDGACAGAIGLHPKPDLWRRNMELGYWLARQHRGKGIMTEAIRQMVQLGFDTFPEVTRIYATPFGGNIASQKALEKAGFTLEAKLIGTLIKYGRVEDEWIYAVRR; via the coding sequence GTGCCGATCTTTTCTCTTCGTCCATTCCGCTACGATGACCTCCCCGCATTGGTGAGGCAGGCCAACGACCCCACTGTGGCGGCCATGCTCACCGACGCCTTCCCGCATCCGTACACCGAGGAACACGGCCGTGCCTTCATCGCAGAGGCCATGAAGAGCCCTCCACTCCGGCGCTGTATCGAAGTGGATGGCGCATGCGCGGGTGCCATCGGTCTGCATCCGAAACCGGACCTCTGGCGGCGGAACATGGAGCTGGGCTATTGGCTGGCGAGGCAACACCGGGGCAAAGGCATCATGACGGAGGCCATCCGGCAGATGGTCCAATTGGGCTTTGACACCTTTCCGGAAGTGACGCGGATCTACGCCACACCATTCGGCGGCAACATCGCCTCGCAGAAAGCACTGGAGAAGGCGGGCTTTACGCTCGAAGCGAAGCTCATCGGCACGCTCATCAAGTACGGCAGGGTGGAGGACGAGTGGATCTACGCGGTGCGGCGCTGA